Proteins encoded by one window of Acetivibrio thermocellus ATCC 27405:
- a CDS encoding PilZ domain-containing protein, with protein sequence MIGIQNWMNNHYGNATTCMASVSRDRIRWHEVEVTDISTRGLKFHSKKDFNVGEILHYDLNVYSMLTAFQFGVEGCITEKETLSDGFNYSVEFCNLDKNTKIQLDEIFNANIAVKNKHFSASDGIHSFVLNPRGSSVGKHYFRK encoded by the coding sequence ATGATTGGTATTCAAAATTGGATGAACAACCATTACGGTAATGCCACTACATGCATGGCTTCCGTAAGTCGTGACAGAATACGATGGCATGAAGTGGAGGTAACAGATATATCAACCCGGGGACTCAAATTCCACTCCAAGAAAGATTTCAATGTTGGTGAGATTTTACACTATGATCTTAACGTATATAGCATGCTGACGGCTTTTCAATTTGGCGTGGAGGGCTGCATTACGGAAAAAGAAACTTTGTCCGACGGTTTTAACTACAGCGTTGAATTTTGCAATCTGGATAAGAATACAAAAATTCAGCTGGATGAAATTTTTAATGCCAATATTGCTGTTAAAAACAAACATTTCTCTGCAAGTGACGGGATACATTCCTTTGTTTTAAATCCAAGAGGCAGTAGTGTGGGCAAGCATTATTTCCGTAAATAA
- the dusB gene encoding tRNA dihydrouridine synthase DusB produces MKIGNVTLDNNIFLAPMAGITDIPFRLLCKEQGCGLTYTEMVSAKGIYYNDEKTKKLTAVDAAEGKVALQIFGSDPVIMAKVTEQLNDSDACIIDINMGCPTPKITKNGDGCALMRQPELVGKIVREVSKASVKPVTVKIRKGWDENRINAVEIARIAEENGAAAITVHGRTREQFYSGKADWSIIREVKQSVSIPVIGNGDVFTPEDARRMFEETNCDAIMIGRGAQGNPWIFRKIIKYLEGSEDFDLDISLETKINIIKRHMQMLVELKGEQCGVREMRKHIAWYIKGMRNASRIKEKVFKATTQQEVFSLLDELLEFNM; encoded by the coding sequence ATGAAAATAGGGAATGTCACCCTTGATAATAATATTTTTCTTGCTCCCATGGCGGGCATTACCGATATTCCCTTCAGGCTTTTATGTAAAGAACAGGGATGCGGATTGACATATACGGAAATGGTAAGCGCAAAAGGAATTTACTATAATGACGAGAAGACCAAAAAGCTTACCGCGGTAGATGCCGCCGAGGGAAAAGTTGCGCTGCAGATTTTTGGTTCAGATCCGGTGATTATGGCAAAAGTGACGGAACAACTTAATGATTCTGACGCATGCATTATCGACATAAACATGGGCTGCCCGACACCGAAAATAACAAAAAACGGTGACGGCTGTGCGTTAATGCGCCAGCCGGAGCTGGTAGGGAAAATAGTTCGGGAGGTTTCAAAGGCTTCAGTCAAGCCTGTCACGGTGAAAATCCGCAAGGGATGGGATGAAAACAGGATCAATGCGGTGGAAATAGCCAGGATAGCCGAGGAGAACGGCGCAGCGGCAATTACGGTTCACGGAAGGACAAGGGAACAGTTTTACAGTGGCAAGGCGGATTGGAGCATCATAAGAGAGGTTAAGCAATCTGTCAGCATACCTGTAATAGGAAACGGGGATGTTTTTACGCCGGAAGATGCCAGGAGAATGTTTGAAGAGACAAATTGCGATGCAATAATGATTGGCAGAGGTGCTCAGGGAAATCCGTGGATTTTCCGAAAAATAATAAAGTATCTTGAAGGCTCCGAGGATTTTGACCTGGATATATCCCTTGAAACTAAGATAAACATAATCAAGAGACATATGCAAATGCTTGTTGAACTTAAAGGTGAGCAATGCGGAGTACGGGAAATGAGAAAACACATAGCATGGTATATAAAAGGTATGCGCAACGCTTCACGTATCAAGGAAAAAGTATTTAAAGCGACAACTCAGCAAGAAGTTTTCAGCCTGCTTGATGAGCTTTTGGAATTCAACATGTAA
- the pilM gene encoding pilus assembly protein PilM: protein MVTIPFLKTNLLSIDIGFRNIKIVEVELGRNNEIFIKNFGIASTPKGSIKNGAIKDVKSVTNEIRKVMENINTKAKNAKIVMSGTNIISRVFVVEKIPGEDMNHLVRTTISQSMPIDLDAHQIDYKVLQEFREDGIDKIKVFVTAVLKSIIQSYIDILIELGLKPISVDIPANSAAKFFNREIMVSESETWFKRQRSSKLSQNTFAVIDFGSETTIVNILRNRVLEFNKVILRGSSNIDEAIAASTGKKLEEAERIKKIHGLALTDINADEEQEKIYNSIKSVIDDIIRQMFQCFEFYEKRCYGEKIGKIYMIGGGSQLKGLREYLEEVFQVPVYPVELLSIEGIQINKGLDGERLNYLINSVGITL from the coding sequence ATGGTAACAATTCCTTTCTTGAAAACCAACCTTCTGAGTATTGACATCGGTTTTAGGAACATAAAAATTGTTGAAGTGGAGCTAGGCAGGAATAATGAGATTTTTATTAAAAATTTCGGTATAGCTTCTACTCCAAAAGGGTCTATCAAAAACGGGGCTATTAAAGATGTCAAGAGTGTTACCAACGAGATAAGGAAGGTAATGGAGAACATAAACACAAAGGCAAAGAATGCAAAGATTGTTATGTCAGGTACGAATATTATTTCCCGTGTTTTTGTTGTTGAAAAGATCCCCGGGGAAGATATGAATCATCTTGTCAGAACGACTATTTCCCAAAGTATGCCGATAGACCTTGATGCCCATCAGATAGATTACAAGGTGTTGCAGGAATTCAGAGAGGATGGAATTGATAAAATAAAGGTATTTGTTACCGCTGTTTTAAAAAGTATTATACAAAGTTATATTGACATTTTGATAGAATTGGGACTCAAACCCATATCAGTGGATATTCCCGCCAACAGCGCGGCAAAGTTTTTCAACAGGGAGATTATGGTTTCCGAGAGTGAAACGTGGTTTAAAAGGCAAAGATCCAGCAAGCTTAGCCAGAATACTTTTGCCGTTATTGATTTTGGTTCTGAGACTACAATAGTAAACATATTAAGGAACAGGGTTCTGGAGTTTAACAAAGTTATTTTAAGGGGCAGCAGTAATATTGACGAGGCCATCGCGGCAAGTACAGGCAAAAAGCTCGAAGAGGCTGAAAGAATTAAAAAGATTCACGGACTTGCTCTTACTGATATCAATGCCGATGAAGAACAGGAGAAAATTTACAACAGTATCAAATCCGTTATTGACGATATAATACGGCAGATGTTTCAATGTTTTGAGTTTTATGAAAAAAGATGTTACGGCGAGAAAATAGGAAAGATTTACATGATAGGCGGAGGATCGCAGTTAAAAGGACTTAGGGAATATTTGGAAGAGGTGTTCCAGGTTCCTGTATATCCCGTAGAGCTTCTTAGCATAGAAGGAATACAGATAAACAAAGGACTTGACGGGGAAAGACTCAACTATCTTATCAACTCTGTGGGAATAACCTTGTAA
- a CDS encoding acyl-CoA thioesterase, with the protein MHHTSEENRENFVGKPPRLSQVEMTELVLPNDTNLLGNLLGGRLMHWIDIAGAMAASRHSNRIVATVALDSLDFRHPARMGELVMLKAKLTWVGRTSMEVKVSAYAENLKTGNVILTNQAYITFVALDDEGKPTPVPPLIPETEEEKREFEEAEIRRAERLKRRQKE; encoded by the coding sequence ATGCATCACACATCAGAGGAAAACAGGGAAAACTTTGTGGGTAAGCCCCCAAGACTTTCCCAGGTGGAAATGACTGAGCTTGTACTTCCCAATGACACCAACCTTTTGGGAAATCTCCTGGGAGGAAGGCTCATGCACTGGATTGACATTGCGGGAGCAATGGCTGCATCAAGGCATTCCAACAGGATTGTGGCAACAGTTGCACTGGACAGCCTGGATTTCAGACATCCCGCACGCATGGGAGAGCTTGTAATGCTTAAAGCCAAGTTAACTTGGGTCGGAAGAACCTCCATGGAGGTAAAAGTAAGTGCGTATGCTGAAAATTTAAAAACCGGAAATGTTATTCTTACCAATCAGGCATATATTACATTTGTGGCACTGGACGACGAAGGAAAGCCGACTCCTGTTCCGCCGCTTATACCTGAAACGGAAGAAGAGAAAAGAGAATTTGAAGAAGCCGAGATAAGAAGGGCGGAACGTCTTAAAAGAAGACAAAAGGAGTAA
- the spoVB gene encoding stage V sporulation protein B produces the protein MAKKSFIGSAVILMIASFIVKIIGFIYRIYLSNLIGAEGMGLFQLISPVYSLIILTLTSGVSIAVSKMVAEEMAKGHHVNLRRITGCALVIVLLAGLAVSLLILIFINPIVNVILKDSRTYYSMLLLIPCIPVIAAASALKGYFYGIQDVVPTACSQVVEQLVKTFLVMAMAGYFVNVGLEYACALATVGMALGEISNLLVLVVVYKFKKKRACANASKKGFMRKRVIVKEIVKISIPVSFNRFITSIMSTVEFILIPRMLVLGGMTYQNSIQEYGKLTGMAMPLVFFPSLVTSALATTLVPAISEAMSVKRYKTVNYRMSKSIQLTFIMGFIFSAIFMLFPDTIGDLIYRKENIGHILYLLSFTGIFIYLQQTLLGIMNGLGKQGILLRNSIVGYVIRILFVIYFVPSYGIAGYIAGMVVSSICVCILDISTVIKTTGMALDFRNWIIKPGLAGAIMLVIGKYVQSFFTIFHLGHSWTVVLTVFGNIVIGFLLMFVLGVLDKDEMLAMVGLKKVQR, from the coding sequence ATGGCCAAAAAATCGTTTATAGGCAGTGCTGTCATTTTGATGATAGCCAGTTTCATAGTTAAAATAATTGGTTTTATTTACAGAATATACCTTTCAAACCTTATCGGCGCAGAAGGCATGGGGTTGTTCCAGCTTATTTCCCCTGTGTATTCCCTCATTATCCTTACTTTGACTTCGGGAGTGTCGATAGCTGTCTCCAAGATGGTGGCGGAAGAAATGGCAAAAGGCCACCATGTCAATTTAAGGAGGATTACGGGCTGCGCCCTGGTTATTGTTTTATTGGCAGGCTTGGCGGTTTCCCTGCTGATTCTTATTTTTATAAATCCTATAGTCAATGTAATATTAAAGGATTCCAGGACCTATTATTCAATGCTTCTTTTGATACCCTGTATACCTGTGATTGCAGCTGCATCCGCCCTCAAAGGGTACTTTTATGGTATACAGGATGTGGTGCCCACCGCATGCTCTCAAGTTGTGGAACAGCTTGTGAAAACATTTTTGGTTATGGCCATGGCGGGCTACTTCGTAAATGTGGGACTGGAATATGCCTGTGCTCTTGCGACTGTCGGAATGGCACTCGGCGAGATTTCAAACCTGTTGGTTTTGGTTGTAGTGTACAAATTCAAGAAAAAGCGGGCTTGTGCGAATGCATCCAAAAAAGGCTTTATGAGAAAGCGAGTTATAGTTAAGGAGATTGTAAAAATATCAATTCCTGTGTCTTTCAACAGGTTTATCACTTCCATCATGTCCACTGTAGAGTTTATTTTAATCCCGAGAATGCTTGTTTTGGGGGGCATGACCTATCAAAACAGCATACAGGAATATGGCAAACTTACGGGAATGGCCATGCCGCTGGTTTTCTTTCCGTCCCTTGTGACATCAGCTCTGGCGACGACTCTTGTTCCGGCGATTTCGGAAGCAATGTCCGTAAAAAGATACAAAACGGTCAATTACAGAATGTCAAAATCAATACAACTTACATTTATAATGGGTTTTATATTTTCAGCCATTTTTATGCTCTTTCCCGATACAATAGGGGATTTAATTTACAGGAAGGAAAATATCGGGCATATATTGTATCTTCTCTCCTTTACCGGAATATTCATTTATCTTCAGCAGACCCTCCTGGGCATAATGAACGGCCTTGGGAAACAGGGAATTCTTCTTAGAAACTCTATTGTGGGTTATGTAATAAGAATACTTTTTGTGATTTACTTTGTTCCTTCATACGGAATTGCAGGATATATTGCGGGTATGGTGGTAAGTTCCATATGCGTTTGCATACTGGATATTTCAACGGTAATCAAGACAACAGGAATGGCGCTTGATTTTAGAAATTGGATAATAAAACCCGGCCTTGCGGGGGCAATAATGCTTGTTATTGGGAAATACGTGCAAAGCTTCTTCACCATATTTCACCTGGGACATTCATGGACGGTTGTACTCACTGTCTTTGGAAATATTGTAATCGGTTTTTTGCTGATGTTTGTGCTGGGAGTTCTGGATAAAGATGAGATGTTGGCCATGGTAGGCTTAAAAAAAGTGCAGAGGTAA
- the pdxR gene encoding MocR-like pyridoxine biosynthesis transcription factor PdxR, protein MLELFKSVKLDKNSGTPLYMQLSDKIAEMIENGILPADLKLPSIRQMSALLNVNSVTIVSCYKHLETKGYVYSRPGSGTYVAVVLPKQSENYSDRNIILDELYQSDDLNLINNGHIKINENTINFASATPKSSLFPVENFKLVLNEVLDRDRGNAFDYQDSQGYYPLRSSVRILLEKRKIACHEENIQIISGAQQGIDIIAKALLRQGDYVITESPTYTGAIAVFKSRGAEIADVPLSCDGPNLNILEYNLKKYKPKLIYTIPSFQNPTGISYSNEKRKEILALAERYDAYIIEDDYVSGLDFENMGFATVKSMDKSDRVIFLKSFSKIFMPGLRLGFMVVPSSLKSYIIEAKHATDISTSGLIQRAFDLYIRKGMWDGHFKLMFNIYKERYYKTIEALERHLPQNVQFHKPGGGLNIWLELPANCFTGSLLKAASAENIVFAPGRIFYSSTPTNLNNIRLSFAAVDADEIERGIEKLSELILRFDRNKSLTDNIPIL, encoded by the coding sequence ATGCTGGAACTGTTTAAGTCTGTAAAACTTGATAAAAATTCAGGCACTCCTTTATATATGCAACTCAGCGACAAAATCGCCGAAATGATTGAAAACGGGATACTTCCGGCTGATCTGAAACTTCCTTCAATACGTCAAATGTCGGCCTTGCTCAATGTCAATTCAGTGACAATAGTGTCCTGTTACAAACACCTGGAAACAAAAGGCTATGTATATTCCAGGCCGGGAAGCGGTACGTATGTTGCCGTTGTTCTGCCCAAGCAAAGCGAAAATTACTCAGACCGCAACATTATACTGGATGAGCTTTATCAAAGCGACGACCTCAACTTAATCAACAACGGGCATATTAAAATCAATGAAAATACCATTAATTTTGCCAGCGCCACCCCCAAGTCAAGTCTGTTTCCGGTGGAAAACTTCAAGCTTGTTTTAAATGAAGTACTTGACCGTGACCGGGGAAACGCTTTTGACTATCAGGACAGTCAAGGCTATTACCCTTTGCGTTCGTCAGTCCGCATTCTGCTCGAAAAAAGAAAAATTGCGTGTCATGAGGAAAATATTCAGATCATTTCCGGCGCGCAGCAGGGAATAGATATAATTGCCAAAGCCCTGTTGAGGCAGGGTGACTATGTGATTACCGAAAGTCCCACCTATACGGGAGCTATAGCGGTATTTAAATCAAGAGGAGCGGAAATCGCCGATGTTCCCTTGTCTTGTGACGGTCCGAATCTTAATATCCTTGAGTACAACCTTAAAAAATACAAACCAAAGCTTATTTACACAATACCGTCTTTTCAGAATCCTACAGGGATATCATATTCCAATGAGAAAAGGAAGGAAATTTTGGCCCTTGCGGAAAGGTATGACGCTTATATTATCGAGGATGATTATGTAAGCGGACTGGACTTTGAAAATATGGGGTTTGCCACCGTTAAATCCATGGATAAATCCGACAGAGTTATATTTCTCAAAAGTTTTTCCAAGATTTTTATGCCGGGACTCAGGCTTGGCTTTATGGTTGTGCCGTCAAGCCTTAAAAGTTATATAATAGAAGCAAAACATGCAACGGACATATCCACCTCCGGACTTATCCAGAGGGCTTTTGACCTTTATATAAGAAAAGGAATGTGGGACGGGCATTTTAAACTAATGTTCAATATTTACAAAGAAAGGTATTATAAAACTATAGAAGCTTTGGAAAGGCATCTTCCCCAAAATGTTCAGTTCCACAAGCCCGGAGGCGGCCTGAATATTTGGCTCGAGCTTCCAGCAAACTGCTTTACAGGCAGCCTGTTAAAGGCTGCGTCTGCCGAGAATATTGTGTTTGCTCCCGGTAGGATCTTCTACAGCAGTACGCCAACCAATCTCAACAATATAAGGTTAAGCTTTGCCGCAGTTGACGCTGATGAAATTGAAAGGGGCATTGAAAAACTTTCCGAATTGATTTTACGCTTTGACAGGAACAAGTCCCTGACAGATAATATTCCAATACTGTAA
- a CDS encoding decaprenyl-phosphate phosphoribosyltransferase: MSKVSDKAEKAGIVDKIKGYVRLARPKQWIKNLFVFAALIFAKHVFDVDYFTKVLLAFLCFCMISACVYIINDVVDAEKDRLHPKKKLRPIASGMISKTEALVFLAVLLPVAVTFAFMLDTSFALVLLLYFANNILYSIKVKHMVILDVMSIALGFLLRVIGGALVIKVYISPWILLCTLLLSLFLGFSKRRNELVVLENGANSHRKILKEYSLEFIDNMLSIVTACTVMAYSLYTFMSSNENYYMMLTIPYVLYGIFRYQYIIYQKKEGGSPEETVLSDLPLMINIILWALTSIIILYVE; the protein is encoded by the coding sequence TTGAGCAAAGTTTCGGACAAGGCCGAAAAGGCCGGCATTGTTGATAAAATCAAAGGGTATGTCAGGCTTGCAAGGCCAAAGCAGTGGATAAAGAATCTTTTTGTATTTGCGGCTTTAATATTTGCAAAACATGTTTTTGATGTTGATTATTTTACAAAAGTTCTGCTGGCCTTTTTATGCTTTTGCATGATTTCGGCTTGCGTTTATATCATAAATGATGTTGTGGATGCGGAAAAAGACAGGCTTCATCCAAAAAAGAAGTTAAGACCCATAGCGTCGGGCATGATAAGTAAAACGGAAGCATTGGTGTTTTTGGCAGTACTGTTGCCGGTTGCCGTAACTTTCGCCTTCATGCTGGACACAAGTTTTGCATTGGTTTTGCTTTTGTATTTTGCAAACAACATACTATATTCCATAAAAGTCAAGCATATGGTTATACTTGATGTTATGTCGATAGCTTTGGGATTTCTCTTGAGAGTAATCGGTGGAGCTCTGGTCATTAAGGTGTATATTTCTCCGTGGATTTTGTTGTGTACTTTGCTTTTGTCGCTGTTTTTGGGCTTCAGCAAGAGAAGAAACGAGCTTGTGGTGCTGGAAAACGGTGCAAATTCCCACAGAAAGATACTCAAGGAGTATTCACTGGAATTTATAGACAATATGCTTTCCATTGTCACGGCCTGTACCGTGATGGCATATTCCCTCTATACTTTTATGAGCAGCAATGAGAACTATTACATGATGTTGACGATACCATATGTATTGTACGGTATTTTCAGGTATCAGTATATCATATACCAGAAAAAAGAGGGTGGGAGTCCTGAAGAGACTGTTCTTTCGGACTTGCCCCTTATGATAAACATAATTCTCTGGGCACTTACAAGTATAATAATTTTATACGTTGAATAG
- a CDS encoding acyltransferase → MKKLSYYVCISLYYLIARHLPGSDTPYSLGSKKIRGFLCKRIFKKAGKNINIEHGVYFASGRDIEIGDNSGLGLNCRVNGPLKIGNDVMIGPDVMIFTQNHRHDRLDIPMRLQTDPKRPVVIEDDVWIGARVIILPGVTIHKGAIVGAGAVVTKDVPEYAIVGGNPARVIKYRDGREV, encoded by the coding sequence ATGAAAAAGTTAAGCTATTATGTATGCATTAGCCTGTACTATTTGATAGCCAGGCATTTGCCCGGTTCGGACACTCCATACAGCCTTGGTTCAAAAAAGATAAGAGGTTTTCTTTGCAAAAGGATTTTTAAAAAGGCGGGAAAAAACATAAATATTGAACATGGTGTTTATTTTGCCTCCGGAAGAGATATAGAAATTGGGGACAACTCCGGACTGGGACTTAATTGCAGGGTGAACGGCCCGTTGAAAATAGGAAATGATGTTATGATTGGCCCCGATGTTATGATATTTACGCAAAATCACAGACATGACAGGCTGGATATTCCCATGAGGCTCCAGACGGACCCTAAGAGGCCTGTGGTTATAGAAGATGACGTTTGGATCGGCGCAAGGGTGATTATTCTTCCGGGAGTTACAATTCACAAGGGAGCCATTGTTGGTGCGGGAGCCGTTGTCACAAAAGACGTGCCGGAATATGCCATAGTGGGAGGGAATCCTGCAAGGGTTATAAAATACAGGGACGGAAGAGAAGTTTGA
- a CDS encoding glycosyltransferase, whose protein sequence is MIKVLYLLNHAGKAGTERYVQTLIEKLHNNKIKAYFAYNEDGLLVERLKELGIETYRIEMRNPFDIKAVFNLVKLCKKLDIDLIHTQFLRENYIAMLSRIINPKVRVMYTNHFIMRNNLPIRIANRIITPLESNIIAVCNRGRDMMISNGINPKKIKVIFNGVDVKYWSEPVESTVREEFQIDDDVFVMLCASRFAHDKGHKFLINALYELKKMTNRKFKCILSNDGPLLEECKKQVEDMGLSDVVIFAGFRKDIKNLIYGCDLYINSSEHEALSFLIIEVLACGVPLIATDMGGNRDIINKETNCGILVQYNDHKGLAEAIIKVMEDGELRKTLSKNALKTVREKFNLDKVAEETYNLYEESLNKN, encoded by the coding sequence ATGATAAAAGTATTATACTTGCTAAACCATGCCGGAAAGGCCGGAACGGAAAGATATGTGCAGACTTTGATTGAAAAACTTCACAATAACAAAATAAAGGCTTATTTTGCTTACAATGAGGATGGACTTTTGGTTGAAAGGCTTAAAGAGTTGGGAATTGAGACGTATAGGATTGAAATGAGAAATCCCTTTGATATAAAAGCCGTTTTCAATCTTGTAAAACTTTGTAAAAAACTTGACATTGACCTTATTCATACCCAGTTTTTAAGGGAAAATTACATAGCCATGCTGTCCCGCATCATAAATCCAAAAGTCAGGGTAATGTATACCAACCACTTTATTATGAGAAACAATCTTCCCATCAGGATTGCCAACAGAATTATCACGCCTTTGGAATCCAATATTATTGCTGTGTGCAACCGGGGACGGGACATGATGATTTCCAACGGTATAAATCCAAAGAAGATTAAAGTGATATTCAACGGAGTTGACGTAAAATACTGGAGTGAGCCGGTGGAATCAACGGTAAGAGAAGAGTTTCAGATAGATGACGATGTGTTTGTAATGCTTTGTGCCTCAAGATTTGCCCATGACAAAGGACACAAATTTTTAATCAATGCTCTTTATGAGCTGAAAAAAATGACCAATCGGAAGTTCAAGTGCATCCTGTCAAACGACGGGCCGCTGCTTGAAGAGTGCAAAAAACAGGTTGAGGACATGGGCCTTTCCGACGTTGTGATATTTGCGGGATTTCGGAAGGATATAAAAAATCTTATATACGGGTGCGACCTTTATATTAATTCTTCCGAGCACGAGGCTCTAAGCTTTCTTATTATAGAAGTGCTGGCCTGCGGAGTGCCGCTCATTGCCACCGATATGGGCGGGAACCGGGATATTATAAATAAAGAAACCAATTGCGGCATACTGGTACAGTACAATGACCATAAAGGTCTTGCCGAGGCCATAATCAAAGTTATGGAAGACGGCGAGCTTCGAAAGACTTTAAGTAAAAATGCCTTAAAAACTGTCAGGGAGAAATTTAATCTTGATAAAGTGGCGGAGGAAACATATAATTTATACGAGGAAAGCTTGAACAAAAACTAA
- a CDS encoding DUF4330 domain-containing protein, whose protein sequence is MIIDSKGKLFGKISIIDILILVVLIAGIAGVWVKFFKSGSVTPIAVKNETYIVGLYWEESPEFAVRSVKIGDIARDFDRGAILGKVTDIQIDDSISFVKTADGRVVASSTPGYVSYHITLEATGVPSDLGGVIFDGMDYQIGKSMTVKVGNAIFMGRIDRLEKKG, encoded by the coding sequence ATGATTATTGACAGTAAAGGAAAGTTGTTTGGCAAAATAAGTATAATCGATATTTTAATTTTAGTGGTATTGATTGCCGGAATTGCGGGAGTATGGGTGAAGTTTTTCAAATCAGGTTCTGTAACACCTATTGCAGTAAAAAACGAAACTTATATTGTGGGACTTTATTGGGAAGAATCCCCTGAATTTGCGGTAAGATCCGTTAAAATTGGTGATATTGCAAGAGATTTTGACAGAGGAGCAATTTTGGGAAAAGTAACGGATATTCAAATAGACGACTCAATATCTTTTGTAAAGACTGCCGACGGCAGAGTTGTCGCAAGTTCGACACCGGGATATGTGTCCTACCATATTACCCTTGAAGCCACAGGAGTTCCAAGTGATCTCGGAGGAGTTATCTTTGACGGAATGGACTATCAGATAGGAAAGTCAATGACCGTGAAAGTGGGAAATGCTATTTTTATGGGCAGGATTGATAGATTGGAAAAAAAGGGGTAA